In Sabethes cyaneus unplaced genomic scaffold, idSabCyanKW18_F2 scaffold_28_ctg1, whole genome shotgun sequence, the sequence ACCATCCATGCCAGCGGCGGCAGCGCCATACCATCCATGCCAGCGGCGGCAGCGCCATGATCCGCGCCGCACGTCAGGCGATTGACGCTGCCTACCCGCCCCTGCACCGCCCTGTTCTTCTCGCCGTGACTGTGCTCACGAGCCTTGACGAAGTGGCACTGCATGAAATCGGCATCCTCGCAACGCCTCGCGAGCAGGTCGTGCGTCTGGGACGCCTGGCCATGACGGCCGGGGCAGACGGGCTGGTCTGTTCGGCAGAAGAAATTGCCCCTTTGCGCCACGCGCTGGGCGAAGCGCCCGTTCTGGTCGTACCCGGCATACGCCCCACAGGCTCTGACGCGAACGATCAAAAGCGAATCATGACTCCAAGACAGGCCGCGCAGGCTGGCGCAGACTGGATTGTGGTCGGACGTCCGATCACCCAGGCGGCGGACCCCGCCGCCGCTGCGGCTTCAATTCAGGCAGAACTCGCTTCCGCATGAAAACGGGGGTCAAGATCTGCGGTCTGATGGATAGCGACGGACTGCGGTCCGCCTGCGAAACCGGGGCCGACTGGATCGGCTTCGTGTTTTTCGCCAAGTCCCCGCGCTTTGTGACCCCGCAAGAAGCTGCGGAACTGGTCGCATCCTATAGGGGCACGTTGCCCAAAATCGTCGGGCTTTTCGTCAAGGCCAGCGACGAGCAGATTGCCGCGACACTCTCGACGGTACGTCTCGACATCCTGCAGCTCTACGACACACCAGAGCGGGCAAGGGCCATCAAGGCCCGGTTCGGCCTGCCAGTATGGCTGTCCTGCGCTATCACAGACCAGAACGACCTTCCCACAGAGTCTGATCTCGACGGCTACGTGATAGAACCGCGCGCACCCGACAACGCCTCACGCCCTGGCGGCAATGGAATCAGCCTCGACTGGACGCTGCTCCAGAGCTGGCATTCTCCCGCACCCTGGATGCTGGCTGGTGGCCTGAACCCGGACAATATCGCGCAGGCAATCGCTGCCAGCGGCGCCCCTGCGGTGGATGTCTCTTCAGGCGTAGAAACCGCGCCCGGACGCAAATCTCCCGCATTGATCCGAAATTTCATCAAAAACGCCAGAGGCACTTGCGCGCCAGACAGAAAATGATATGGTCCGCCCGCGCTGGAGAGATGGCCGAGCGGCTTAAGGCGCACGCTTGGAAAGCGTGTGTACGTTAATAGCGTaccgtgggttcgaatcccacTCTCTCCGCCACCAACTCCCtgaaaatcatgaaaattatGTCGCTCGCTCATCTGAGGACGCATTTTCTTCAAGACTCTTCTCCATTCTGGAAGAGCTTTTTCATTATACGCGGCATTATATTTCCTCTCCCTCCTGCCAGCACCACAAAATGCGCCAAGGAATCCTCGAAACACTTCATGCGATCAACCTGGACCACTCGACACAATGAGACTTGTCCCACGTCGCAGTAGCAATTCTACCGGCGCTCGGGCGAGCGGCGTCAGTGTTATTGAGCGACAGAATGCGCTGATTCTTTTTCCTCATCTCTTTCAGCTTGTCAGGATCCGATAATATCATATTATCGATATATAGATAATATGAGGGCGTCATGGCCGAAGAAATGGAAAACAAATCGGCTGAGGTGGCCGAAATTCTGAAAACGCTCGCCCACCCAGGACGCCTGCTCATTGCCTGCACTCTGGTCGAGCGAGAGCTTTCGGTCGGGCAGATCGAAGACGAACTCGGCATCCGACAACCTGCTCTCTCCCGTCATCTCAAGATACTTAAAACCGAACAGGTTATTTCAAGCCGGAAGCAGGGAGTGTCCGTATTTTACCACCTTTCGGATCGAAAGGTAGCTGCTCTGATCAGATTTCTCTACGAGACTTATTGCCGCGACCATCATGATCCTGTCTGAACCAAATTTTCAGGGCCTCGCAGGCGGGTTACTGATCGGGCTCTCCTGCGCAGCGTATCTTCTACTCACCGGGCGAAGCGTCGGAATCAGTGGTATGGTCGCGGGCCTATTTGCAGAGAAGTCTTCGTCGCCAGACACGACATTCCTGCTCGGGCTCATCGTGGGGCCGTTATTGTGGCGTCTGGTTTGGGGCGTCTGGCCCCCGATCACAATCCATGCCTCTTTTTTGACCGTGGTAATTTCCGGCCTTCTCGTGGGCTTCGGCACGCGTCTGGGCAATGGCTGCACGAGCGGGCATGGCGTCATGGGTATGGCGCGTCTTTCTCCACGCTCGCTGATCGCCGTAGTCACCTTTCTCGCCGTGGGCGCGAGCACCGCCACGCTCTTTCATCTTCTGACAGGTAGCGTGCAGCCGTGAAGCTCATCAACCTTGTCAGCTTCTTCTGCGGCACGGTTTTCAGTCTGGGGCTGGTAGAGGGAAAAATGATCGATCCAGCCGCCGTGCTTGCCTTTCTCGATTTTGCCGGCGCCTGGCGACCCGCTCTTATATTCGTACTCTTTGGCGCGGTCATCGTGGCGTACATCGGCGTAGAGATACAGAAACACCAGGCACGCCCTTGGCTCGATGAGAGTTTTTCCATGCCAACCATGAGAAAAATCGATCGTCGTCTTATTATCGGTAGCATGGTTTTCGGGCTTGGATGGGGACTGGTCGGGCTTTGCCCAGGCCCCGCCGTCGCCAGTCTACTAATGGGCAATTTGAAAACTCTCGTCTTCCTGATGGCCCTCTTCGTAGGGATGTACGGATTTTCTTTCTGGTTCCGGCGTGCAGGGTAACAAACACTTCACGGACTGACTTCGATCATAAGGGAGCGCTGCAAAAGAGAGATCTTGCAGCGCTCATGTGATGAGGCCCGTGTTTCGCAGCCCGGCACATCTGCCTTTCTGACGATATGCACCGGGAACCAAGCTTGATTATTGCCTGACGCAGCCTCCTGGGCCTTTGGATCAGCTAATCGTAAAATCAGACACCTTCAGGTCCGTCACACCAAGGAATGTAACCTTGGCAGTCCCATCGATCATTACTGAAGTATTGCCGCCCGAAACGCTCGCCGTATTCAGAATGGCCTGAGCAGAAGCCGTCGCATCGCTTGGCTTGTAGTTATAAAGGAAAAACTTGTTATCGGCGGCACGGAAATCGGTGATCGTGAAATTGCCAGCGGTATGGTTTGCCAGCATGCCGAAGAGATTACCGGCGCCCGAACCGCCAGTCACTGTCGCGGCCACCGCCGTGCTGGACGAACCGGTAAAGGCGGGTACCCAGATAGAACTGGTCCGACGCAGTCCCGCCAAGAATGGTCTGCTGACCCGCGCCTGACCAGGCAGAGAGTCCACCCGCGACATTGCGACCATCGATCATCTGGTTGCCGGTGGTGTAAGGCTGGTTGGCCGTGAAGAGCAGGCGTGATGCGGAGCTCATTGTAACCGAGAGCCCGTCAGCGCCGTAAATCGTACCGGAACCTGCAGCGATCGACGTCTGGCCGGTGCCCGAGATAAAGGTCAGAGCGCCCGAAACGCTGATGTTCTGATTGCTTCCGTGAATAACCTGAAGATTACCCGCTGCCGAGATGGTGTCGCCCTGAGTGCCCGTGACCGTCGCCGAGCCCGAGCTGACATTTACCACAGACGATGTACCGCCATAAACCGAGCTGTTATCGCCAATCGTGATATTGTTGCCTGCAGAAAAATCCATGACAGCGGCATTGGTCATCAGATTGGCGGTGGAATTGCCTCCCTGAAGCGAGACCGTGTCGATTGCACCGGCCGCCCCATAAATCGTGTCCTTGCCAACGGACGTGACGAAGTTATTCGACCCACCGAGATAGATCACGTTATTTCCCGTGCCGCCCGTGATCGTGTTGGTACCACTGGCACCGTAGATCGTGTCGTTACCGGACCCCGTGGCGATATTCCAGTTACCCGATGACCCGGAAGCATTGAAAACGTTATTGCCCTGCGTTCCTGCGAAGCTACCGGAATTATTGCCGACCTTTACATTGGATCCATACTGGTCGCCCGAAACAATATTAAGGAAGCTGGCCGTGTTTTGGGTTGTATCGAGCGTTACGGCGCCACCAAGCGTGTTGCTGCTGGTCGAGGCGACGACAATGTTCGAATAATTACCCGCAACACCGTAGGTCCCGCTTTTATCGATGACTGCCTGTGACGCCTTCTGGGAAGACACATACCCGTTCGTTCCAGGGGTCAGGATCGAATTATCCAGCGAGCCGGCTGTGAGCAGCGTCTGAAGACTGGACGCATAGCTTTTTGCCATCGTCCCGGCAGTATCAGACGTAACATACGGAATATAGACAGTGTTATTGACACCCTGGACGACGATATTGGGCATGCTGACCTCGGATAAAGTTGCTGTGCTAGTGGCGCCGTTTACTGGCGTCATGGAGACGATGGGAACAGTGCTTGATTGATCGC encodes:
- the LOC128745079 gene encoding orotidine 5'-phosphate decarboxylase-like codes for the protein MIRAARQAIDAAYPPLHRPVLLAVTVLTSLDEVALHEIGILATPREQVVRLGRLAMTAGADGLVCSAEEIAPLRHALGEAPVLVVPGIRPTGSDANDQKRIMTPRQAAQAGADWIVVGRPITQAADPAAAAASIQAELASA
- the LOC128745075 gene encoding N-(5'-phosphoribosyl)anthranilate isomerase-like; translation: MKTGVKICGLMDSDGLRSACETGADWIGFVFFAKSPRFVTPQEAAELVASYRGTLPKIVGLFVKASDEQIAATLSTVRLDILQLYDTPERARAIKARFGLPVWLSCAITDQNDLPTESDLDGYVIEPRAPDNASRPGGNGISLDWTLLQSWHSPAPWMLAGGLNPDNIAQAIAASGAPAVDVSSGVETAPGRKSPALIRNFIKNARGTCAPDRK